One window from the genome of Hippopotamus amphibius kiboko isolate mHipAmp2 chromosome 13, mHipAmp2.hap2, whole genome shotgun sequence encodes:
- the ACOX3 gene encoding peroxisomal acyl-coenzyme A oxidase 3 isoform X9, translating to MSGPPLKFSSSPWFGSGNAERSPPLLSWEDGHQLCGPCRLSPHSQSLLVAGGMVTPREGSDDPVLPDLPRGPLHVARARASFPWKELALFWEGEDTLRFKTAHPRQPVASRSPRKQERKGSLCFASKSAIPRLPRFQKTIFSALENDPLFAQPRGSLSLEKYRELNFLRCKRVLEYNFLRVEDLLGSPQRVLALIHCLSMYDWSLAAKFLLQVLIFASVIYSSGSERHFKYLPRIFSMEIIGCFALTEVSHGSNTKAMRTTAHYDPADEEFIIHSPDFEAAKFWIGNMGKTATHAVVFAQLYMPGGQCHGLHPFVVQIRNPKTLLPMPGVMVGDIGRKLGQNGLDNGFAMFHKVRIPRQDLLNRMGDVTPEGTYVTHVKGARQRFSESLGSLSSGRVTLVGVSVVNLKLAVSIALRFSATRRQFGPTDEEEVPVLEYPMQQWRLLPFLAAAYALDHFSKSLFLDLVELQQGLLANDRSARQAELGREIHALASAGKPLASWTAQRGIQECREACGGHGYLAVNRLGSLRDDNDPNCTYEGDNNVLLQQTSNYLLSLLACRDQGGARIESPLKTVDFLEAYPNILGQRFAGYSPEDCLDSSVLRGCRGHT from the exons CTCCTCGTCACCTTGGTTCGGGAGTGGAAACGCAGAGCGCTcgcctcccctcctctcctgggaGGATGGACATCAGCTCTGTGGTCCCTGCCGGCTGTCCCCTCACAGTCAGAGCTTGTTG GTGGCAGGAGGGATGGTGACCCCCAGGGAAGGGAGTGATGACCCCGTGCTGCCGGACCTGCCCCGGGGGCCCCTGCACGTGGCCCGGGCCCGTGCCTCCTTCCCCTGGAAGGAGCTGGCGCTGTTCTGGGAAGGGGAGGACACACTGCGCTTCAAG ACTGCACATCCGAGGCAGCCCGTGGCCTCGAGAAGTCCACGTAAGCAAGAGCGGAAGGGCAGTCTGTGCTTTGCCTCCAAATCAGCCATTCCTCGCCTCCCACGTTTCCAGAAAACCATCTTCTCAGCCCTGGAGAACGACCCGCTCTTCGCCCAGCCCCGCGGGAGCCTCTCTTTGGAGAAGTACCGGGAGCTGAACTTCCTGCGCTGCAAGCGGGTCTTGGAATACAACTTCCTCCGCGTGGAGGACTTGCTGGGGAGCCCGCAGAGGGTCCTGGCGCTGATCCACTGCCTGAGCATGTATGACTGGTCCCTGGCCGCCAAGTTCTTGCTGCAAGTGCTG ATTTTTGCATCCGTGATTTACAGCTCTGGTTCTGAAAGGCATTTCAAGTATCTTCCCAGGATCTTCAGTATGGAG ATTATTGGATGTTTTGCCCTGACTGAAGTGAGTCACGGGAGTAATACCAAGGCCATGCGGACGACCGCTCACTATGACCCCGCCGACGAG GAATTCATCATACATTCCCCTGATTTCGAAGCCGCCAAGTTCTGGATCGGCAACATGGGCAAAACCGCCACGCACGCGGTGGTGTTTGCTCAGCTGTACATGCCAGGGGGCCAGTGCCACGGGCTGCACCCCTTCGTCGTGCAG ATTCGGAACCCGAAGACCCTTCTTCCCATGCCGGGGGTGATGGTTGGCGACATTGGGAGGAAGCTTGGGCAGAACGGTCTGGACAACGG ATTCGCCATGTTCCACAAGGTGAGGATTCCTCGCCAGGACCTGCTGAACCGCATGGGAGACGTCACCCCCGAGGGCACCTACGTCACCCACGTTAAG GGTGCCAGGCAGCGCTTCAGCGAGTCCCTGGGCAGCTTGTCCTCCGGCCGGGTCACCCTCGTGGGCGTGTCCGTCGTGAACCTGAAGCTGGCCGTGTCCATAGCTCTGCGTTTCTCAGCCACCAGGCGTCAGTTTGGACCGACAGACGAGGAGGAGGTACCGGTGCTGGAGTATCCGATGCAG CAGTGGCGCTTACTGCCGTTCCTGGCTGCAGCCTATGCCTTGGACCACTTTTCCAAATCGCTCTTCCTGGACCTGGTGGAGCTTCAGCAAGGCCTTCTGGCGAACGACCGGAGCGCCAGGCAG GCAGAGCTGGGACGTGAGATCCACGCCTTGGCATCGGCCGGCAAGCCCCTGGCCTCGTGGACGGCCCAGCGGGGAATTCAGGAGTGCCGGGAGGCGTGCGGAGGACATGGCTATCTGGCCG TGAACCGTCTGGGCAGCCTCAGAGACGACAACGACCCGAACTGCACGTACGAAGGCGACAACAACGTCCTGCTGCAGCAGACCAGTAACTACCTGCTCAGCCTGCTGGCGTGCCGGGACCAAG GTGGTGCCCGCATCGAGAGCCCACTGAAGACCGTGGACTTTCTGGAAGCCTATCCCAACATCCTTGGCCAGAGGTTTGCAGGTTACAGCCCTGAGGACTGCTTGGACTCCTCAG TGCTAAGAGGATGCAGGGGACACACTTGA
- the ACOX3 gene encoding peroxisomal acyl-coenzyme A oxidase 3 isoform X7 has protein sequence MSGPPLKFSSSPWFGSGNAERSPPLLSWEDGHQLCGPCRLSPHSQSLLVAGGMVTPREGSDDPVLPDLPRGPLHVARARASFPWKELALFWEGEDTLRFKTAHPRQPVASRSPRKQERKGSLCFASKSAIPRLPRFQKTIFSALENDPLFAQPRGSLSLEKYRELNFLRCKRVLEYNFLRVEDLLGSPQRVLALIHCLSMYDWSLAAKFLLQVLIFASVIYSSGSERHFKYLPRIFSMEIIGCFALTEVSHGSNTKAMRTTAHYDPADEEFIIHSPDFEAAKFWIGNMGKTATHAVVFAQLYMPGGQCHGLHPFVVQIRNPKTLLPMPGVMVGDIGRKLGQNGLDNGFAMFHKVRIPRQDLLNRMGDVTPEGTYVTHVKGARQRFSESLGSLSSGRVTLVGVSVVNLKLAVSIALRFSATRRQFGPTDEEEVPVLEYPMQQWRLLPFLAAAYALDHFSKSLFLDLVELQQGLLANDRSARQAELGREIHALASAGKPLASWTAQRGIQECREACGGHGYLAVNRLGSLRDDNDPNCTYEGDNNVLLQQTSNYLLSLLACRDQGGARIESPLKTVDFLEAYPNILGQRFAGYSPEDCLDSSVPLAAYEWLVCYLLRESYQKLDQEKWSGSSNFEARNNSQKKLGPKDPT, from the exons CTCCTCGTCACCTTGGTTCGGGAGTGGAAACGCAGAGCGCTcgcctcccctcctctcctgggaGGATGGACATCAGCTCTGTGGTCCCTGCCGGCTGTCCCCTCACAGTCAGAGCTTGTTG GTGGCAGGAGGGATGGTGACCCCCAGGGAAGGGAGTGATGACCCCGTGCTGCCGGACCTGCCCCGGGGGCCCCTGCACGTGGCCCGGGCCCGTGCCTCCTTCCCCTGGAAGGAGCTGGCGCTGTTCTGGGAAGGGGAGGACACACTGCGCTTCAAG ACTGCACATCCGAGGCAGCCCGTGGCCTCGAGAAGTCCACGTAAGCAAGAGCGGAAGGGCAGTCTGTGCTTTGCCTCCAAATCAGCCATTCCTCGCCTCCCACGTTTCCAGAAAACCATCTTCTCAGCCCTGGAGAACGACCCGCTCTTCGCCCAGCCCCGCGGGAGCCTCTCTTTGGAGAAGTACCGGGAGCTGAACTTCCTGCGCTGCAAGCGGGTCTTGGAATACAACTTCCTCCGCGTGGAGGACTTGCTGGGGAGCCCGCAGAGGGTCCTGGCGCTGATCCACTGCCTGAGCATGTATGACTGGTCCCTGGCCGCCAAGTTCTTGCTGCAAGTGCTG ATTTTTGCATCCGTGATTTACAGCTCTGGTTCTGAAAGGCATTTCAAGTATCTTCCCAGGATCTTCAGTATGGAG ATTATTGGATGTTTTGCCCTGACTGAAGTGAGTCACGGGAGTAATACCAAGGCCATGCGGACGACCGCTCACTATGACCCCGCCGACGAG GAATTCATCATACATTCCCCTGATTTCGAAGCCGCCAAGTTCTGGATCGGCAACATGGGCAAAACCGCCACGCACGCGGTGGTGTTTGCTCAGCTGTACATGCCAGGGGGCCAGTGCCACGGGCTGCACCCCTTCGTCGTGCAG ATTCGGAACCCGAAGACCCTTCTTCCCATGCCGGGGGTGATGGTTGGCGACATTGGGAGGAAGCTTGGGCAGAACGGTCTGGACAACGG ATTCGCCATGTTCCACAAGGTGAGGATTCCTCGCCAGGACCTGCTGAACCGCATGGGAGACGTCACCCCCGAGGGCACCTACGTCACCCACGTTAAG GGTGCCAGGCAGCGCTTCAGCGAGTCCCTGGGCAGCTTGTCCTCCGGCCGGGTCACCCTCGTGGGCGTGTCCGTCGTGAACCTGAAGCTGGCCGTGTCCATAGCTCTGCGTTTCTCAGCCACCAGGCGTCAGTTTGGACCGACAGACGAGGAGGAGGTACCGGTGCTGGAGTATCCGATGCAG CAGTGGCGCTTACTGCCGTTCCTGGCTGCAGCCTATGCCTTGGACCACTTTTCCAAATCGCTCTTCCTGGACCTGGTGGAGCTTCAGCAAGGCCTTCTGGCGAACGACCGGAGCGCCAGGCAG GCAGAGCTGGGACGTGAGATCCACGCCTTGGCATCGGCCGGCAAGCCCCTGGCCTCGTGGACGGCCCAGCGGGGAATTCAGGAGTGCCGGGAGGCGTGCGGAGGACATGGCTATCTGGCCG TGAACCGTCTGGGCAGCCTCAGAGACGACAACGACCCGAACTGCACGTACGAAGGCGACAACAACGTCCTGCTGCAGCAGACCAGTAACTACCTGCTCAGCCTGCTGGCGTGCCGGGACCAAG GTGGTGCCCGCATCGAGAGCCCACTGAAGACCGTGGACTTTCTGGAAGCCTATCCCAACATCCTTGGCCAGAGGTTTGCAGGTTACAGCCCTGAGGACTGCTTGGACTCCTCAG TCCCGCTGGCAGCGTACGAGTGGCTGGTGTGTTACCTGCTCCGTGAGAGTTACCAGAAATTAGACCAAGAGAAATGGTCAGGAAGCAGCAACTTCGAAGCCAGAAACAACTCTCAG AAAAAACTGGGACCAAAAGATCCGACGTGA
- the ACOX3 gene encoding peroxisomal acyl-coenzyme A oxidase 3 isoform X8, which yields MSGPPLKFSSSPWFGSGNAERSPPLLSWEDGHQLCGPCRLSPHSQSLLVAGGMVTPREGSDDPVLPDLPRGPLHVARARASFPWKELALFWEGEDTLRFKTAHPRQPVASRSPRKQERKGSLCFASKSAIPRLPRFQKTIFSALENDPLFAQPRGSLSLEKYRELNFLRCKRVLEYNFLRVEDLLGSPQRVLALIHCLSMYDWSLAAKFLLQVLIFASVIYSSGSERHFKYLPRIFSMEIIGCFALTEVSHGSNTKAMRTTAHYDPADEEFIIHSPDFEAAKFWIGNMGKTATHAVVFAQLYMPGGQCHGLHPFVVQIRNPKTLLPMPGVMVGDIGRKLGQNGLDNGFAMFHKVRIPRQDLLNRMGDVTPEGTYVTHVKGARQRFSESLGSLSSGRVTLVGVSVVNLKLAVSIALRFSATRRQFGPTDEEEVPVLEYPMQQWRLLPFLAAAYALDHFSKSLFLDLVELQQGLLANDRSARQAELGREIHALASAGKPLASWTAQRGIQECREACGGHGYLAVNRLGSLRDDNDPNCTYEGDNNVLLQQTSNYLLSLLACRDQGGARIESPLKTVDFLEAYPNILGQRFAGYSPEDCLDSSELPKYCSWKSLEMT from the exons CTCCTCGTCACCTTGGTTCGGGAGTGGAAACGCAGAGCGCTcgcctcccctcctctcctgggaGGATGGACATCAGCTCTGTGGTCCCTGCCGGCTGTCCCCTCACAGTCAGAGCTTGTTG GTGGCAGGAGGGATGGTGACCCCCAGGGAAGGGAGTGATGACCCCGTGCTGCCGGACCTGCCCCGGGGGCCCCTGCACGTGGCCCGGGCCCGTGCCTCCTTCCCCTGGAAGGAGCTGGCGCTGTTCTGGGAAGGGGAGGACACACTGCGCTTCAAG ACTGCACATCCGAGGCAGCCCGTGGCCTCGAGAAGTCCACGTAAGCAAGAGCGGAAGGGCAGTCTGTGCTTTGCCTCCAAATCAGCCATTCCTCGCCTCCCACGTTTCCAGAAAACCATCTTCTCAGCCCTGGAGAACGACCCGCTCTTCGCCCAGCCCCGCGGGAGCCTCTCTTTGGAGAAGTACCGGGAGCTGAACTTCCTGCGCTGCAAGCGGGTCTTGGAATACAACTTCCTCCGCGTGGAGGACTTGCTGGGGAGCCCGCAGAGGGTCCTGGCGCTGATCCACTGCCTGAGCATGTATGACTGGTCCCTGGCCGCCAAGTTCTTGCTGCAAGTGCTG ATTTTTGCATCCGTGATTTACAGCTCTGGTTCTGAAAGGCATTTCAAGTATCTTCCCAGGATCTTCAGTATGGAG ATTATTGGATGTTTTGCCCTGACTGAAGTGAGTCACGGGAGTAATACCAAGGCCATGCGGACGACCGCTCACTATGACCCCGCCGACGAG GAATTCATCATACATTCCCCTGATTTCGAAGCCGCCAAGTTCTGGATCGGCAACATGGGCAAAACCGCCACGCACGCGGTGGTGTTTGCTCAGCTGTACATGCCAGGGGGCCAGTGCCACGGGCTGCACCCCTTCGTCGTGCAG ATTCGGAACCCGAAGACCCTTCTTCCCATGCCGGGGGTGATGGTTGGCGACATTGGGAGGAAGCTTGGGCAGAACGGTCTGGACAACGG ATTCGCCATGTTCCACAAGGTGAGGATTCCTCGCCAGGACCTGCTGAACCGCATGGGAGACGTCACCCCCGAGGGCACCTACGTCACCCACGTTAAG GGTGCCAGGCAGCGCTTCAGCGAGTCCCTGGGCAGCTTGTCCTCCGGCCGGGTCACCCTCGTGGGCGTGTCCGTCGTGAACCTGAAGCTGGCCGTGTCCATAGCTCTGCGTTTCTCAGCCACCAGGCGTCAGTTTGGACCGACAGACGAGGAGGAGGTACCGGTGCTGGAGTATCCGATGCAG CAGTGGCGCTTACTGCCGTTCCTGGCTGCAGCCTATGCCTTGGACCACTTTTCCAAATCGCTCTTCCTGGACCTGGTGGAGCTTCAGCAAGGCCTTCTGGCGAACGACCGGAGCGCCAGGCAG GCAGAGCTGGGACGTGAGATCCACGCCTTGGCATCGGCCGGCAAGCCCCTGGCCTCGTGGACGGCCCAGCGGGGAATTCAGGAGTGCCGGGAGGCGTGCGGAGGACATGGCTATCTGGCCG TGAACCGTCTGGGCAGCCTCAGAGACGACAACGACCCGAACTGCACGTACGAAGGCGACAACAACGTCCTGCTGCAGCAGACCAGTAACTACCTGCTCAGCCTGCTGGCGTGCCGGGACCAAG GTGGTGCCCGCATCGAGAGCCCACTGAAGACCGTGGACTTTCTGGAAGCCTATCCCAACATCCTTGGCCAGAGGTTTGCAGGTTACAGCCCTGAGGACTGCTTGGACTCCTCAG AGCTCCCCAAATACTGCTCCTGGAAGTCCCTGGAAATGACCTAA
- the ACOX3 gene encoding peroxisomal acyl-coenzyme A oxidase 3 isoform X5 — translation MSGPPLKFSSSPWFGSGNAERSPPLLSWEDGHQLCGPCRLSPHSQSLLVAGGMVTPREGSDDPVLPDLPRGPLHVARARASFPWKELALFWEGEDTLRFKTAHPRQPVASRSPRKQERKGSLCFASKSAIPRLPRFQKTIFSALENDPLFAQPRGSLSLEKYRELNFLRCKRVLEYNFLRVEDLLGSPQRVLALIHCLSMYDWSLAAKFLLQVLIFASVIYSSGSERHFKYLPRIFSMEIIGCFALTEVSHGSNTKAMRTTAHYDPADEEFIIHSPDFEAAKFWIGNMGKTATHAVVFAQLYMPGGQCHGLHPFVVQIRNPKTLLPMPGVMVGDIGRKLGQNGLDNGFAMFHKVRIPRQDLLNRMGDVTPEGTYVTHVKGARQRFSESLGSLSSGRVTLVGVSVVNLKLAVSIALRFSATRRQFGPTDEEEVPVLEYPMQQWRLLPFLAAAYALDHFSKSLFLDLVELQQGLLANDRSARQAELGREIHALASAGKPLASWTAQRGIQECREACGGHGYLAVNRLGSLRDDNDPNCTYEGDNNVLLQQTSNYLLSLLACRDQGGARIESPLKTVDFLEAYPNILGQRFAGYSPEDCLDSSVLITETAVEMSCVPQNAVSGEPLAWQEGTWLYGVFVSPGGGSPGPPGEGAAPSLTWRTEST, via the exons CTCCTCGTCACCTTGGTTCGGGAGTGGAAACGCAGAGCGCTcgcctcccctcctctcctgggaGGATGGACATCAGCTCTGTGGTCCCTGCCGGCTGTCCCCTCACAGTCAGAGCTTGTTG GTGGCAGGAGGGATGGTGACCCCCAGGGAAGGGAGTGATGACCCCGTGCTGCCGGACCTGCCCCGGGGGCCCCTGCACGTGGCCCGGGCCCGTGCCTCCTTCCCCTGGAAGGAGCTGGCGCTGTTCTGGGAAGGGGAGGACACACTGCGCTTCAAG ACTGCACATCCGAGGCAGCCCGTGGCCTCGAGAAGTCCACGTAAGCAAGAGCGGAAGGGCAGTCTGTGCTTTGCCTCCAAATCAGCCATTCCTCGCCTCCCACGTTTCCAGAAAACCATCTTCTCAGCCCTGGAGAACGACCCGCTCTTCGCCCAGCCCCGCGGGAGCCTCTCTTTGGAGAAGTACCGGGAGCTGAACTTCCTGCGCTGCAAGCGGGTCTTGGAATACAACTTCCTCCGCGTGGAGGACTTGCTGGGGAGCCCGCAGAGGGTCCTGGCGCTGATCCACTGCCTGAGCATGTATGACTGGTCCCTGGCCGCCAAGTTCTTGCTGCAAGTGCTG ATTTTTGCATCCGTGATTTACAGCTCTGGTTCTGAAAGGCATTTCAAGTATCTTCCCAGGATCTTCAGTATGGAG ATTATTGGATGTTTTGCCCTGACTGAAGTGAGTCACGGGAGTAATACCAAGGCCATGCGGACGACCGCTCACTATGACCCCGCCGACGAG GAATTCATCATACATTCCCCTGATTTCGAAGCCGCCAAGTTCTGGATCGGCAACATGGGCAAAACCGCCACGCACGCGGTGGTGTTTGCTCAGCTGTACATGCCAGGGGGCCAGTGCCACGGGCTGCACCCCTTCGTCGTGCAG ATTCGGAACCCGAAGACCCTTCTTCCCATGCCGGGGGTGATGGTTGGCGACATTGGGAGGAAGCTTGGGCAGAACGGTCTGGACAACGG ATTCGCCATGTTCCACAAGGTGAGGATTCCTCGCCAGGACCTGCTGAACCGCATGGGAGACGTCACCCCCGAGGGCACCTACGTCACCCACGTTAAG GGTGCCAGGCAGCGCTTCAGCGAGTCCCTGGGCAGCTTGTCCTCCGGCCGGGTCACCCTCGTGGGCGTGTCCGTCGTGAACCTGAAGCTGGCCGTGTCCATAGCTCTGCGTTTCTCAGCCACCAGGCGTCAGTTTGGACCGACAGACGAGGAGGAGGTACCGGTGCTGGAGTATCCGATGCAG CAGTGGCGCTTACTGCCGTTCCTGGCTGCAGCCTATGCCTTGGACCACTTTTCCAAATCGCTCTTCCTGGACCTGGTGGAGCTTCAGCAAGGCCTTCTGGCGAACGACCGGAGCGCCAGGCAG GCAGAGCTGGGACGTGAGATCCACGCCTTGGCATCGGCCGGCAAGCCCCTGGCCTCGTGGACGGCCCAGCGGGGAATTCAGGAGTGCCGGGAGGCGTGCGGAGGACATGGCTATCTGGCCG TGAACCGTCTGGGCAGCCTCAGAGACGACAACGACCCGAACTGCACGTACGAAGGCGACAACAACGTCCTGCTGCAGCAGACCAGTAACTACCTGCTCAGCCTGCTGGCGTGCCGGGACCAAG GTGGTGCCCGCATCGAGAGCCCACTGAAGACCGTGGACTTTCTGGAAGCCTATCCCAACATCCTTGGCCAGAGGTTTGCAGGTTACAGCCCTGAGGACTGCTTGGACTCCTCAG TTTTAATCACAGAAACCGCTGTTGAGATGTCCTGCGTTCCACAGAATGCTGTTAGTGGAGAGCCTTTGGCGTGGCAGGAGGGCACCTGGCTTTATGGGGTGTTTGTGTCCCCTGGAGGCGGGTCACCAGGTCCTCCAGGTGAAGGAGCTGCCCCCTCCCTTACTTGGAGGACGGAGAGCACATGA